A single genomic interval of Geotrypetes seraphini chromosome 1, aGeoSer1.1, whole genome shotgun sequence harbors:
- the LOC117358785 gene encoding ADP-ribosylation factor-like protein 6-interacting protein 1, with translation MADVDNKSTNFLAGETANLEEQLQGWGEVILVADRVLRWEKPWFPAAVIGTISLVFLMVYYLDPSVLSGVSCFVVFLCLADYLVPALAPRIFGSNKWTTEQQQRFHEICSNLVKSRRRIVGWWKRLFSLKEEKPKVYFMTMISSLAVIAWIGQQVHNLLLTYFIVSFLLLLPGLNNQGIISKYIGMGKREINKLLKQKEKKNE, from the coding sequence ATGGCGGACGTAGACAATAAAAGCACGAATTTTCTGGCTGGAGAGACTGCTAATCTTGAGGAGCAGTTGCAAGGATGGGGTGAAGTGATTTTAGTAGCTGACAGAGTTCTTCGTTGGGAGAAGCCCTGGTTTCCAGCTGCTGTCATAGGCACAATTTCTTTAGTATTTCTAATGGTGTATTACTTGGATCCATCAGTTTTGTCAGgtgtttcttgttttgttgtgTTTCTGTGTCTGGCTGATTATCTGGTACCCGCTCTTGCGCCTAGAATTTTTGGCTCAAATAAGTGGACCACAGAGCAGCAGCAGAGATTTCATGAAATTTGCAGCAACCTTGTAAAAAGTCGTCGTCGCATTGTTGGTTGGTGGAAGCGCCTCTTTTCTCTGAAGGAAGAAAAACCTAAAGTGTATTTCATGACTATGATaagttctcttgctgtgattGCTTGGATAGGACAACAGGTTCATAACCTTCTCCTCACTTATTTTATTGTGAGTTTCTTGCTGTTGCTTCCTGGCCTGAATAATCAGGGGATTATTTCAAAGTACATTGGCATGGGCAAAAGGGAGATCAACAAACTCCtcaagcaaaaagaaaagaagaatgaaTGA